From Camelina sativa cultivar DH55 chromosome 7, Cs, whole genome shotgun sequence, one genomic window encodes:
- the LOC104703821 gene encoding UPF0540 protein At1g62060-like, producing MNATKFSVLLVIGILFAIVSARQVEEVSKENKLGTSSPKTATKGIGAELSVDARTASTSSGTGFASVSKSPKGPNAFSSGSGFTNTNGAVSAQGRNANAASSSGSSAQGNAAAVANRNGAAARGDGSASSASTASGRTNDKKKKKKCPKGKKRC from the coding sequence atgaaTGCCACAAAGTTTTCTGTGCTTCTCGTGATTGGCATTTTGTTTGCCATTGTCAGCGCAAGGCAGGTTGAAGAAGTCTCCAAAGAGAACAAATTAGGCACTTCATCTCCGAAAACTGCTACCAAAGGTATTGGAGCTGAGCTTTCTGTTGATGCCCGAACTGCTAGCACCTCTTCGGGAACAGGCTTTGCCAGTGTTTCTAAGAGTCCCAAAGGTCCAAACGCCTTTTCGAGCGGAAGTGGGTTCACAAATACCAACGGAGCTGTCTCTGCTCAGGGTCGCAACGCAAACGCTGCTTCTTCCAGTGGTTCTAGCGCTCAAGGCAATGCTGCAGCTGTAGCAAATCGCAATGGTGCTGCTGCCCGTGGAGACGGTTCCGCAAGTTCCGCTTCCACTGCGAGTGGACGCACcaatgacaagaagaagaagaagaagtgccCCAAAGGAAAAAAACGATGTTGA
- the LOC104703818 gene encoding UPF0540 protein At1g62060-like: MNATKFSVLLVIGVLFAIVTAREVKEVSKETKLGTSVPKTATKGIGAELSVDVRTDSFSSGNGFSSATYSPKGPRAASSGNGFTSTGGAVSAQGRNANAASSSGSSAQGNAAAAANKNGAAARGDGSAGSASTASGRTNDKKKKKKKKCPKGKKRC; encoded by the coding sequence atgaaTGCCACAAAGTTTTCTGTTCTTCTCGTGATTGGCGTTTTGTTTGCCATTGTCACCGCAAGGGAGGTTAAAGAAGTCTCCAAAGAGACCAAATTAGGCACTTCTGTTCCAAAAACTGCTACCAAAGGTATTGGAGCCGAGCTTTCTGTTGATGTCCGAACTGATAGCTTCTCTTCGGGAAATGGCTTTTCTAGTGCTACTTACAGTCCCAAAGGTCCAAGAGCCGCTTCAAGCGGAAATGGCTTCACAAGTACCGGCGGAGCTGTCTCTGCTCAGGGTCGCAACGCAAACGCTGCTTCTTCCAGTGGTTCTAGCGCTCAAGGCAATGCTGCAGCTGCAGCAAATAAAAATGGTGCTGCTGCCCGTGGAGACGGTTCCGCAGGTTCCGCTTCCACTGCGAGTGGACGCACcaatgacaagaagaagaagaagaagaagaagtgccCCAAAGGAAAAAAACGATGTTGA
- the LOC104703822 gene encoding UPF0540 protein At1g62080-like — MNATKFAVLLVIGVLCANVSASMVVDESKETKLGTSTPKTATKGIEAELSVIAGTDSFSSGNGFASATRSRRSPSAFAYGSGNTGTSGVVSAQGRNADAASTSGSGAQGGAAAAADRKGAAARGEGSANSGSIVSGRTTDKKKKKKKKKDGKR, encoded by the coding sequence ATGAATGCCACAAAGTTTGCTGTGCTTCTCGTGATTGGTGTTTTGTGTGCCAATGTTAGCGCAAGTATGGTCGTAGATGAGTCTAAAGAGACCAAACTAGGCACCTCTACTCCAAAAACTGCTACCAAAGGCATTGAAGCTGAGCTTTCTGTAATAGCCGGAACTGACAGCTTTTCTTCGGGCAATGGCTTTGCCAGTGCTACTAGGAGTCGCAGAAGTCCCAGCGCCTTTGCATACGGAAGTGGCAACACAGGTACCAGTGGAGTTGTCTCTGCTCAGGGTCGCAACGCAGACGCTGCTTCTACCAGTGGTTCTGGCGCTCAAGGCGGCGCTGCAGCTGCAGCGGATCGCAAAGGTGCTGCTGCACGTGGAGAAGGTTCTGCAAACTCCGGTTCGATTGTGAGTGGCCGCACCactgacaagaagaagaagaagaagaagaagaaggacggcAAAAGATAA
- the LOC104703823 gene encoding putative glycine-rich cell wall structural protein 1, with amino-acid sequence MEITKLLVVVFVGVVCANAARHLPEYTKFMDKHLLEVEPNCAAGGGGGGGGGATVEGGTDNGTNDRANGNGDANGNGNGNGRADCLGGVEVGGGGGGGGGGGAGGGSGGSTGSYFNGSGSGMGYGSGNGSVSSTGEYSASGGGGGGGEGSGGGGGGDGSSGSSSGSGSGSGSGSGTAMGPGVYISVSGGGGGGGGGGGGGGGGGGIGASGSGSGSGSGSGSGSGTVHS; translated from the coding sequence atggAAATCACTAAGTTGCTTGTGGTGGTTTTCGTAGGAGTTGTGTGTGCCAATGCCGCAAGGCATCTCCCTGAATATACCAAATTCATGGACAAACATTTATTAGAAGTTGAGCCTAATTGTGCCGCTGGTGGGGGTGgaggtggtggcggaggagctaCCGTTGAAGGTGGTACGGACAACGGAACCAACGATAGAGCGAACGGCAACGGAGATGCGAATGGAAACGGGAATGGGAATGGACGTGCCGACTGTCTCGGAGGCGTAGAAGTTggaggtggcggtggtggtggaggcggaGGTGGAGCCGGTGGCGGTTCTGGCGGTAGTACTGGTAGTTATTTTAACGGAAGTGGTAGCGGTATGGGTTATGGTAGCGGTAATGGTAGTGTCAGTAGCACTGGCGAGTATTCGGCAAGCGGAggtggtggcggcggtggtGAAGGtagtggcggtggtggtggcggtgatGGTAGTAGTGGTAGCAGCAGCGGAAGCGGAAGTGGTAGTGGCAGCGGAAGCGGAACCGCTATGGGCCCTGGTGTGTACATAAGTGTAAGTGGTGGAGGcggcggtggcggtggtggaggtggaggaggtggAGGCGGTGGCGGTATTGGTGCTAGCGGAAGCGGCAGCGGTAGTGGCAGCGGTAGCGGAAGCGGAAGCGGCACTGTCCATTCTTAA
- the LOC104703826 gene encoding uncharacterized protein LOC104703826 — MLAAYPSGTINKSHIPFCDFKTTIFGPLISSSVSPKSRVPWSNVECHHHSSFSPKGQIHHPRKWMLCRSRNNSYDEYRSSRNIAISILRRYRTVIERGEGETLKEFISAGVNAYALGCTDEDLRKELIAMKESGLVIGRLESYHGSTQTKSKISLSEIDECILWLSIVFITILCTPQPTVVRWSSTPSVSNEILTKWRGFCAVIANAYYIRGMAWLPVKTLQLEQMAVTGQTEEPSVVVSRMRLVFSTLEVVSPQWPQV, encoded by the exons ATGTTAGCTGCGTATCCTTCGGGAACTATCAACAAATCCCATATTCCTTTTTGCGATTTCAAAACTACGATTTTTGGTCCTTTGATTAGCTCTTCTGTCTCTCCAAAATCAAGAGTTCCTTGGAGCAATGTAGAGtgtcatcatcattcatcttTCTCACCAAAAGGCCAAATTCATCATCCAAGGAAATGGATG TTATGTCGCTCCCGCAACAACTCGTATGATGAGTACCGTTCATCACGCAACATAGCTATAAGTATTTTAAGACGTTACAGGACCGTGATTGAACGCGGTGAAGGAGAAACCTTAAAA GAATTCATTTCGGCTGGTGTGAATGCATACGCGCTCGGCTGCACAGATGAAGATTTGAGAAAAGAACTAATTGCTATGAAAGAATCAGGCTTAGTGATTGGACGACTGGAGAGTTACCATGGAAGCACACAGACTAAATCCAAAATTTCGCTGTCCGag ATAGATGAATGCATACTGTGGCTTAGCATTGTATTCATCACGATCTTGTGTACGCCACAACCAACGGTCGTGAGATGGTCATCGACTCCTTCGGTTTCCAATGAAATTCTAACCAAATGGAGAGGATTTTGCGCAGTTATAGCCAATGCATACTATATTAGAGGAATGGCATG GCTGCCAGTGAAGACTCTTCAGTTAGAGCAGATGGCGGTTACGGGACAAACAGAGGAGCCGTCGGTTGTGGTCAGCCGAATGCGGCTGGTCTTTAGCACCCTCGAG GTCGTGAGTCCTCAATGGCCACAGGTTTAA